DNA from Microvirga ossetica:
TCTGTAGGAGCACGGGTTCGAACAAAAGTCCGCTCATCCACGCAGTACGGAAGTACCGCTAAGGTCAGCCCCGTGCCATGAGCGGCCATCGGAACGCGTCTCATTGAACGACCGAGTTGGGGCCGCTAGCGGCCTGACAACTTTAACGCAGCAAAGCTAGGTTAGCGGACCTTCGTTCAGCTAGATGCTTAATTCGGGAGCGACCTCATAAGAGGCGTTTACGCCGCTCCCACTGGCCTGCCCTATTCCATTGCCGCGTCCGATATCATATAGGCGATGAAAACGGGGGCGACGTTGAAAGTAACCGAACTGAAGGGGCAAACCGCCCACCTCACCAACCTGAACAACATCAACATAAACATGGGCCGCAACGGCGCGGGAAAGAGCCGTTTTCTTCGTGACATCGAGGAAATGGCCAGCCGGAGCAAACAACTCTTTTATGTCCGGTACGTAAGCCCCGAGCGGGCCGGGTCGTTCAAGCGCGATGGTAACGTCCTCACAAATATGAGTGATAACCCCGACTGGCTTCGACAAACTCGCGCGGTCAATCAGGCCAGCAACTTCAAAGCCGCATCAGCGATGCTATTCCGCGAAGCCGAAACACTTTACCTGCGTCGACTCGCCAGCACGCCTGAAATCCGGATGGACCCGACTCGCAACTTCGAGACGGACCGGCTGAGCAAGGTCAATCAGTTGCTCACCAATATTTCGCTAGAGATGGGCAATGCCGATTTCGTGTTCCGCTCACTCGCCGACGGCCAGACACTGAGCCCGGACGCTATCAGCAGCGGCGAATCAGAAGCCGTGGCTCTGGCTAGCGAGATTCTCTATTTCTTCGACACAATTGAGCCGGCGAAGTTCAACATACTGCTCCTTGACGAGCCGGACGTGCACCTTCACCCCGACCTTCAGGCACGGCTCGGTAAGCTGATCATCGCTATGCTCGATGAGTTTAAGAACCTCGCGGACAGAATCGCTGTATGCCTCTCTACACATAGCAGCCCGCTGGTCTGTTCTCTCGCGGACTCGCAGTATGTGTCGATCGGCACCAAGAGCTTCGCGGTCGAAACGGTTGAACTCAAACCGACCAGCGCAGAGCTTCGCAAGGTTGCCCCGTTCTTCGGCCACCCTCTTTCACTTTCACTGAGCGAAGACGCGGCGCTAATCCTCGAAGGCGAGGACGACGAACGCGTTTGGCAGCAGGCTGCGCGAACATCGCAGGGCCGGATCAAGGTCTTTCCTGTGCTGGCCGGCAGCGTAGACCAGCAGGGCGAACTAGAGACCTTCTGCGTCGATCTGCTCGGTACGCTCTACGACAACCCGGTCGCATTTTCCCTTCGTGACGGCGACGGCGTGGTCGATCAGCCGCTCGAACATCGCCAACCTATCAAGCGATACCGCCTGCAATGCTATGCAATCGAAAATGTCCTTCTGACTGATCCCTGCCTTGCTGTGATGGGCACGACTTGGGAGGGTTTTGTCGCTGCGGCAATGAAATGGGTCGGGGAAAATCCGGAGCACCCGGACAGAACCCTCATTACGGAACTTGCCGGATCGGACGATCGGCTGCGGCACAAGAAGATCAAAAAAATCCGTCAACTTGTCTGTGCCGTGCTCGAGTGCAAGAAGCCTTGGGAGGTGGTGGTTGGTCAGGCGATCGGAGCCCTAAGGAACGAGGATCTCGCGAATTCGAACATGCTGATTTCTTTCCT
Protein-coding regions in this window:
- a CDS encoding AAA family ATPase, producing MKTGATLKVTELKGQTAHLTNLNNININMGRNGAGKSRFLRDIEEMASRSKQLFYVRYVSPERAGSFKRDGNVLTNMSDNPDWLRQTRAVNQASNFKAASAMLFREAETLYLRRLASTPEIRMDPTRNFETDRLSKVNQLLTNISLEMGNADFVFRSLADGQTLSPDAISSGESEAVALASEILYFFDTIEPAKFNILLLDEPDVHLHPDLQARLGKLIIAMLDEFKNLADRIAVCLSTHSSPLVCSLADSQYVSIGTKSFAVETVELKPTSAELRKVAPFFGHPLSLSLSEDAALILEGEDDERVWQQAARTSQGRIKVFPVLAGSVDQQGELETFCVDLLGTLYDNPVAFSLRDGDGVVDQPLEHRQPIKRYRLQCYAIENVLLTDPCLAVMGTTWEGFVAAAMKWVGENPEHPDRTLITELAGSDDRLRHKKIKKIRQLVCAVLECKKPWEVVVGQAIGALRNEDLANSNMLISFLGAEMVSDVIFRNAA